In one Molothrus aeneus isolate 106 chromosome 8, BPBGC_Maene_1.0, whole genome shotgun sequence genomic region, the following are encoded:
- the TAF5 gene encoding transcription initiation factor TFIID subunit 5, translating into MAALHEEPAEVAAVQPDPEAGTPPPPPAVPPAAAPAAAPAAAADGEAAGAGGDAAPPKPAAPGPAASPAALDRQTLVAVLQFLRRSNLRESEEILRREARLLGDDLGAAALSPSSAGLLGGSGSDADSGEALLGRGTGAAAVAIGGNVATVATSSPGVAAVAAVPPGKVGGAVVVEDQPDVSAVLSAYNQQGDPTLYEEYYSGLKHFIECSLDCHRAELSQLFYPLFVHMYLELVYNQHESEAKSFFERFHGDQECYYQDDLRVLSSLTKKEHMKGNETMLDFRTSKFVLRISRDSYQLLKRHLQEKQNNQIWNIVQEHLYIDIFDGMPRSKQQIDAMVGSLAGEAKREANKAKVFFGLLKEPEFDVPLDDEDEEGENEEGKPKKKKPKKDNVGSKSKKQDPNAPPQNRIPLPELKDSDKLDKVMNMKEAARRVRLGPECLPSICFYTFLNAYQGLTAVDITDDSSMIVGGFADSTVRVWSVTPKKLRSVKTAADLSLIDKESDDVLERIMDEKTASELKILYGHSGPVYGTSFSPDRNYLLSCSEDGTVRLWSLQTFTCLVGYKGHNYPVWDTQFSPYGYYFVSGGHDRVARLWATDHYQPLRIFAGHLADVTCTRFHPNSNYIATGSADRTIRLWDVLNGNCVRIFTGHKGPIHSLAFSPNGRFLATGATDGRVLLWDIGHGLMVGELKGHTDTIYALRFSRDGEILASGSMDNTVRLWDAVKAFEDLETDDFTTATGHINLPENSQDLLLGTYMTKSTPVVHLHFTRRNLLLAAGAYSSQ; encoded by the exons ATGGCGGCGCTGCATGAGGAGCCGGCAGAAGTGGCGGCGGTGCAGCCGGACCCCGAGGCGGGgacgccgccgccgcctcccgcggtgcctcccgccgccgctcccgccgccgccccggccgccGCGGCGGACGGAGAGGCGGCGGGAGCCGGTGGGGATGCGGCCCCCCCGAAGCCcgcggcgccgggcccggccgcctCCCCGGCGGCGTTGGACCGGCAGACGCTGGTGGCCGTACTGCAGTTCCTGCGGCGCAGTAACCTCCGCGAGTCCGAGGAGATCCTACGTCGCGAAGCCCGCCTGCTCGGCGACGACCTGGGTGCCGCCgccctcagcccctccagcGCCGGGCTCCTGGGGGGCTCCGGCAGCGACGCGGACTCCGGCGAGGCGCTGCTCGGCCGGGGCACCGGCGCTGCCGCCGTCGCCATAGGAGGCAACGTCGCCACTGTCGCGACTTCCAGCCCCGGCGTGGCTGCAGTTGCCGCCGTGCCGCCGGGGAAAG TCGGAGGCGCGGTGGTTGTGGAGGACCAGCCGGACGTGAGCGCGGTGCTCTCGGCCTACAACCAGCAGGGGGACCCGACGCTGTACGAGGAGTACTACAGCGGCCTGAAACACTTCATCGAGTGCTCCCTGGACTGCCATCGGGCAGAGCTGTCTCAGCTCTTTTATCCTCTCTTCGTGCACATGTACTTGGAATTGGTCTACAATCAACACGAGAGTGAGGCCAAGTCTTTTTTTGAAAG ATTTCATGGGGATCAGGAGTGCTATTACCAGGACGACCTGCGTGTATTGTCGAGCTTAACCAAAAAAGAGCACATGAAAGGTAACGAGACCATGCTGGATTTCAGAACAAGCAAGTTTGTGCTGCGCATTTCCCGCGACTCTTACCAACTCCTGAAGAGGcatctgcaggaaaagcagaacaatCAGATCTGGAACATTGTTCAGGAGCATCTTTACATTGATATCTTTGATGGAATGCCTCGCAGTAAACAACAGATAGATGCTATGGTTGGAAGCTTGGCTGGGGAGGCAAAACGAGAGGCTAATAAAGCAAAG GTTTTCTTCGGCTTATTGAAAGAACCAGAGTTTGATGTGCCTTTggatgatgaagatgaagaaggagaaaatgaggaaggaaagccaaagaagaaaaaacctaaaaaagaTAATGTAGGgtcaaaaagtaaaaaacaggACCCTAATGCTCCTCCCCAAAACAG AATTCCTCTGCCAGAGCTGAAAGACTCTGACAAGCTGGATAAAGTAATGAATATGAAGGAAGCTGCGAGGCGAGTGCGTCTTGGGCCAGAGTGCCTGCCCTCTATCTGTTTCTACACATTCCTTAATGCTTACCAG GGTCTGACTGCAGTGGATATTACAGATGACTCCAGCATGATTGTAGGAGGCTTTGCTGACTCTACTGTCAGAGTGTGGTCTGTGACTCCAAAAAAGCTACGTAGTGTGAAAACAGCTGCAG ACCTCAGTCTCATTGACAAAGAATCAGATGATGTCTTGGAGAGGATCATggatgagaaaacagcaagtgagttgaagattTTATATGGTCACAGTGGACCTGTCTATGGCACCAGCTTCAGTCCCGATAG GAACTACCTTTTGTCCTGTTCTGAGGATGGCACCGTGAGATTGTGGAGTCTCCAAACATTCACGTGTTTGGTGGGATACAAAGGACACAATTATCCAGTTTGGGATACACAGTTCTCTCCTTATGGCTATTACTTTGTGTCTGGGGGACACGACAGAGTGGCTCG tctGTGGGCAACAGATCACTACCAGCCATTACGGATCTTTGCTGGCCATCTGGCAGATGTGACGTGTACCCGATTTCATCCAAACTCCAACTATATTGCTACAGGCTCAGCAGACAGGACTATAAGGCTCTGGGATGTTTTGAATGGGAATTGTGTAAGAATATTCACTGGACATAAG GGACCAATTCATTCCTTGGCATTTTCTCCTAATGGACGATTCCTGGCTACTGGAGCAACAGATGGAAGAGTTCTGCTGTGGGATATTGGACATGGCTTGATGGTTGGCGAATTGAAAGGGCACACAGACACTATCTATGCGCTCAGATTCAGTAGGGATGGGGAGATTTTAGCATCAG gttCAATGGATAACACAGTTCGTCTGTGGGATGCTGTGAAGGCATTTGAAGATTTAGAAACCGATGACTTTACTACAGCCACTGGACACATAAACTTGCCTGAAAACTCACAGGACTTGCTACTGGGCACATACATGACTAAATCAACCCCAGTTGTTCATCTTCATTTCACACGCAGgaacctgctgctggctgcaggagcctaCAGCTCACAGTAG
- the ATP5MK gene encoding ATP synthase membrane subunit K, mitochondrial, with product MAGHDSGSQHQFTGFQKYFNSYTMIGRRNYVIATYTGVALLVLYFKFRPKKQAPAVTDK from the exons ATGGCTGGCCATGACTCGGGATCTCAACACCAGTTCACTGGATTTCAGAAGTACTTCAATTCCTATACCATGATAGGCAGGAGGAAT taTGTAATAGCAACATACACAGGTGTTGCACTCCTTGTCTTGTATTTCAAGTTTAGGCCTAAGAAGCAAGCTCCTGCTGTGACAGATAAGTAA